One genomic region from Actinocatenispora thailandica encodes:
- a CDS encoding LysR family transcriptional regulator, translating to MDVHGRDLRYFAAVAEELHFTRAAERLYVSQPALSKQIRMLEKQLGAPLFERDRREVRLTAAGTALLPYAQRILAEWEGARDAVATAVADQAATLVVGMSTSPGRGGVLPAIRSRFTAARPDASLRLRHVGWHDPTGGLADGSCDVAFVWLPLPDPDRYRWVVVAEEPRLLALPDDHPLADAEPVDFTDLVDEPFLALPESAGPLRDHWLATDARDGRPARIGAEVAGTEETYEALVAGLGVVLVAAGNAPLVSLGGVVTLTVRGIPPSCFVLAWRADDHRPLIREYVRAAEQATRAR from the coding sequence ATGGATGTGCACGGACGAGACCTGCGGTACTTCGCCGCGGTGGCCGAGGAATTGCACTTCACCCGCGCGGCCGAGCGGCTGTACGTCTCGCAGCCCGCGCTGAGCAAGCAGATCAGGATGCTGGAGAAGCAGCTCGGTGCGCCGCTGTTCGAGCGCGACCGGCGCGAAGTGCGGCTGACCGCGGCCGGCACCGCGCTCCTGCCGTACGCGCAGCGCATCCTCGCCGAGTGGGAGGGCGCCCGGGACGCGGTCGCCACCGCCGTCGCCGACCAGGCGGCCACGCTCGTGGTCGGGATGAGCACGAGTCCGGGCCGCGGCGGCGTGCTCCCCGCGATCCGCTCCCGGTTCACCGCCGCCCGACCCGACGCGAGCCTGCGGCTGCGCCACGTCGGTTGGCACGACCCGACCGGCGGGCTCGCCGACGGCAGCTGCGACGTGGCCTTCGTGTGGCTGCCGTTACCCGACCCGGACCGGTACCGATGGGTCGTCGTTGCCGAGGAACCACGACTGCTGGCGCTGCCCGACGACCATCCGCTCGCCGACGCCGAGCCCGTCGACTTCACCGACCTGGTCGACGAGCCGTTCCTGGCGCTGCCGGAGAGCGCCGGCCCGCTGCGCGACCACTGGCTCGCCACCGACGCCCGGGACGGCCGGCCGGCCCGGATCGGCGCCGAGGTCGCCGGTACCGAGGAGACCTACGAGGCGCTCGTCGCGGGGTTGGGCGTGGTGCTGGTCGCGGCCGGCAACGCGCCACTGGTCAGCCTCGGGGGCGTCGTCACCCTGACCGTGCGGGGCATCCCGCCGAGCTGCTTCGTGCTGGCCTGGCGCGCGGACGACCACCGCCCGCTGATCCGCGAGTACGTGCGGGCGGCCGAGCAGGCAACCCGGGCGCGCTGA
- a CDS encoding oxidoreductase, giving the protein MNRVWLVTGASSGFGRAITEAAVAAGDIVVAAARRTAPLDDLVAAHPDQVEALRLDVTDIAAVHAAADAVTARHGRIDVLVNNAGRGMVGAVEETTDTELRDLMDLHFFGPAALTRAVLPQMRRRGSGAIVQLTSMGGRFAFAGVGAYCATKFALEGLSEALAAEVAPHGIRVLIVEPGAFRTGFAGPAALRQATALEAYQDTVGPVRTGLSGGSGQEPGDPAKAAAAILIALDADEPPLRLPLGNDAADAIGAHLDAAGTELRAWERLARSTDVDA; this is encoded by the coding sequence ATGAACAGGGTGTGGTTGGTCACCGGGGCGAGCAGTGGCTTCGGCCGGGCGATCACCGAGGCCGCGGTGGCCGCCGGCGACATCGTGGTCGCCGCCGCCCGCCGTACCGCGCCGCTGGACGATCTGGTTGCCGCCCACCCGGACCAGGTCGAGGCGCTGCGGCTGGACGTCACCGACATCGCCGCCGTTCACGCCGCCGCCGACGCCGTGACGGCCCGGCACGGCCGGATCGACGTCCTGGTCAACAACGCCGGGCGGGGCATGGTCGGCGCGGTCGAGGAGACCACCGACACCGAGCTGCGCGACCTGATGGACCTGCACTTCTTCGGCCCGGCCGCGCTCACCCGGGCGGTACTGCCGCAGATGCGGCGGCGCGGCTCGGGCGCCATCGTGCAACTGACCAGCATGGGTGGCCGGTTCGCCTTCGCCGGCGTCGGAGCCTACTGCGCCACCAAGTTCGCCTTGGAAGGGCTCTCCGAGGCGCTGGCCGCCGAGGTCGCCCCGCACGGCATTCGGGTACTGATCGTCGAGCCGGGCGCGTTCCGCACCGGCTTCGCTGGCCCGGCGGCGCTGCGCCAGGCCACGGCGCTGGAGGCGTACCAGGACACCGTGGGCCCGGTTCGTACCGGCCTGTCGGGTGGCAGCGGCCAGGAGCCCGGCGACCCAGCGAAGGCCGCGGCCGCAATACTCATCGCGCTGGACGCCGACGAACCGCCGCTGCGGCTGCCGCTCGGCAACGACGCCGCCGACGCGATCGGTGCGCACCTCGACGCAGCCGGTACCGAGCTTCGCGCCTGGGAGCGGCTCGCCCGCTCCACCGACGTCGACGCCTGA
- a CDS encoding MFS transporter, producing MKSLLVSRTPGPVRAGARHGSTAVLVAALLGFFLISLDALIVTVALPDIGRTVGGGMAGLQWVIDGYALVFAALMLSAGALSDRIGARRAFGAGLVLFAVASAACGLAPDLVVLIGARLVQGAAAAVLMPASLALVRQGYPDQAKRARAVAVWTVGGAVAVAAGPVLGGAITATVGWRWIFFANLPAAAVAVVLLARVPTSPRLPARLDLTGQLSAVAAMGALTYGVIEGGAIGFGRPVVVVSLTVAAVSAVVFLVTQARGDHPMLPLPLFRSRVVAVSLVIGFMLNAAYYGGVFLFSLYLQQQRGQTALAAGLLFIPMTALVAVVNLASARLAERFGPRVPMVAGQLVSTAGLLALLTVGGHTDVWAVAALMVPVGLGGALTVPALTALLLDAVPADRAGTASAVLNTGRQVGGAIAVAVFGALLAGAETFLAGMRWSLLVAAGGLVLTAAVTLSLPRARRGTPVRRA from the coding sequence ATGAAATCGCTTCTGGTGTCCCGTACCCCCGGCCCGGTGCGGGCCGGGGCGCGGCACGGCTCGACCGCGGTACTGGTCGCTGCCCTGCTCGGGTTCTTCCTGATCTCGTTGGACGCGTTGATCGTCACGGTCGCGCTGCCCGACATCGGCCGGACAGTCGGCGGCGGCATGGCCGGGCTGCAGTGGGTGATCGACGGGTACGCGTTGGTGTTCGCCGCGCTGATGCTGTCCGCGGGTGCGCTGTCCGATCGGATCGGCGCTCGCCGGGCGTTCGGTGCCGGGCTGGTGCTGTTCGCGGTGGCCTCGGCGGCGTGCGGCCTGGCACCCGACCTCGTCGTCCTGATCGGCGCGCGTCTGGTGCAGGGCGCCGCGGCGGCAGTGCTGATGCCGGCGTCGCTGGCGCTGGTTCGGCAGGGCTACCCCGACCAGGCGAAGCGGGCGCGGGCTGTCGCGGTCTGGACCGTCGGCGGTGCCGTCGCGGTGGCGGCCGGCCCGGTGCTCGGCGGCGCGATCACCGCGACGGTCGGCTGGCGATGGATCTTCTTCGCCAACCTGCCCGCCGCCGCCGTCGCGGTCGTGCTGCTCGCCCGGGTACCGACTTCCCCACGCCTGCCGGCACGCCTCGACCTGACCGGTCAGCTGAGTGCGGTGGCCGCGATGGGTGCACTGACCTACGGCGTGATCGAGGGCGGCGCGATCGGGTTCGGCCGTCCGGTCGTGGTGGTGTCGCTGACGGTCGCCGCGGTCTCGGCGGTCGTGTTCCTCGTCACGCAGGCCCGGGGCGACCATCCGATGCTGCCGTTACCGCTGTTCCGCTCGCGGGTCGTCGCGGTGTCGCTGGTGATCGGCTTCATGCTCAACGCCGCCTACTACGGCGGCGTGTTCCTCTTCAGCCTGTACCTGCAGCAGCAGCGCGGGCAGACCGCGCTCGCCGCCGGCCTGCTGTTCATCCCGATGACCGCGCTGGTCGCGGTGGTCAACCTGGCCTCGGCCCGGCTGGCGGAGCGGTTCGGCCCCCGGGTACCGATGGTGGCCGGGCAACTCGTCTCGACGGCGGGGCTGCTGGCGCTGCTCACGGTCGGTGGTCACACCGACGTGTGGGCGGTCGCGGCACTGATGGTGCCGGTCGGCCTCGGCGGCGCGCTGACCGTACCGGCGCTGACCGCACTGTTGCTGGACGCGGTACCCGCCGATCGGGCCGGCACCGCCTCCGCCGTGCTCAACACCGGTCGCCAGGTCGGTGGCGCGATCGCGGTGGCGGTGTTCGGGGCGCTGCTGGCTGGCGCGGAGACCTTTCTCGCCGGGATGCGCTGGAGCCTGCTGGTCGCCGCCGGCGGCCTCGTGCTCACCGCCGCCGTCACCCTGTCGTTGCCCCGCGCCCGGCGCGGCACCCCGGTCCGCCGAGCGTGA
- a CDS encoding tetratricopeptide repeat protein, giving the protein MGDLAGAVADHDTALTLAREISYRPEQARAHDGLARAHRDLGHLDIARDHAQQALDLYATLDVPEANEIRALLADLGQP; this is encoded by the coding sequence TTGGGCGACCTCGCCGGCGCCGTCGCCGACCACGACACGGCGCTGACGCTCGCCCGCGAGATCAGCTACCGCCCCGAGCAGGCCCGCGCGCACGACGGACTGGCCCGGGCCCACCGCGATCTCGGCCACCTCGACATCGCTCGTGACCATGCCCAGCAGGCGCTGGACCTGTACGCGACGCTCGACGTCCCCGAAGCGAACGAGATCCGAGCGTTGCTCGCCGACCTCGGCCAGCCGTGA